GCGTGGGTGACTGGTTGCGGTCGTGGCCGGTCTACCGGCAGCTGACCGGCGCCGACCGGCTGGGCCGGGGCACCGCGGCGCAGTCCGCCCGGTCGCACTCCCTGATGCCGCGCACCGCGTCCGCGGACCGCGTGGTGCATTCGGTGTGCCCGTTCTGCGCGGTGGGGTGCGCGCAGAAGGTGTACGTCTCGGGCGAGCGCGTCGTGCAGATCGAGGGCAACCCGGATTCGCCGATCTCGCGTGGCCGGTTGTGCCCGAAGGGTTCGGCGAGCAAGCAGCTGGTGACCGGCCCGCAGCGGCAGGAGAAGGTGCTCTACCGCGCGCCGTACGCGACGGAGTGGCAGGAGCTGGACCTGCCGTCGGCGATGGAGATGGTGGCCGAGCGGGTGCTGGACGCGCGGCGGCGGGGCTGGCAGGACGCCGACGAGCACGGCAACCCGTTGCGCCGCACGATGGGGCTGGCGAGCCTGGGTGGCGCGACGCTGGACAACGAAGAGAACTTCCTGATCAAGAAGTTGTTCACGGCGCTGGGTGCGATCCAGATCGAGAACCAGGCCCGTATTTGACACTCCGCCACGGTTCCCGGTCTGGGAGCCTCCTTCGGTCGCGGTGGCGCGACGGATTACCAGCAGGACCTCGTCAACTCCGACTGCGTGATCATCATGGGCTCGAACATGGCCGAGGCCCATCCGGTCGGGTTCCAGTGGGTGGTGGAGGCCAAGGCGCGTGGCGCGAAGGTGTTCCACATCGACCCGCGGTTCACGCGGACGAGCGCGCTGGCGGACCGGCACGTGCCGTTGCGGGCGGGCTCGGACATCGCGTTCCTGGGCGGGGTGATCAACCACATCCTGTCCAACGGGCTGGAGTTCCGGGAGTACGTGCGGGCGTACACGAACGCGTCGTTCCTGGTGCGGGAGGACTTCCGGGACACCGAGGACCTGGACGGGCTGTTCAGCGGGTACGACCCGGAGACGGGGTCCTACGATCCGGTGAGCTGGCACTACGAGAGCGCGCGGCCGCGGGAGGGCCGGGGTGCGCGGGCGAAGGAGCAGTCGGCGCCGGAGCAGCACGGTTCGGGTGGGCCGCCGCTGGAGGGCGGGGCGGACGACATCGCCGCGGATCCGACGCTGGAGCACCCGCGGTGCGTGTTCCAGGTGCTGAAGCGGCATTTCGCGCGGTACACGCCGGAGATGGTGGAGCGGACCTGCGGGGTGCCGCGGGAGCTGTTCGAAGAGGTGTGCCGGGCGTGGACGGAGAACTCGGGGCGGGAGCGGACGGCGGCGCTGGTGTACAGCGTGGGCTGGACGCAGCATTCGATGGGCGCGCAGTACATCCGGGCGGGGTCGATCATCCAGTTGCTGCTGGGCAACATCGGCCGTCCGGGTGGCGGGGTGTTCGCGTTGCGCGGGCACGCCTCGATCCAGGGGTCGACGGACATCCCGACGTTGTTCAACCTGCTGCCCGGGTACCTGCCGATGCCGGACACCTCGCACGAGAGCATCGGCGAGTACCTGCACCTGGTGCGGGGTGACCGGCAGAAGGGGTTCTGGCGCAACGCCGACGCGTACCTGGTGTCGTTGCTGAAGGAGTACTGGGGCGACCACGCCACGGCGGACAACGACTGGTGTTTCGACTACCTGCCGCGGATCAACGGCGACCACGGGACCTACCGCACGGTCATGGACATGATCGACGGGAAGGTGTTCGGGTACTTCCTGCTGGGGCAGAACCCGGCGGTGGGGTCGGCGCACGGGCGGTTGCAGCGGCTGGGCATGGCGAACCTGGACTGGCTGGTGGTGCGGGACCTGGCGATGATCGAGAGCGCCACGTTCTGGAAGGACTCGCCGGAGGTGGAGACCGGGGAGATCGTGCCGGAGCAGTGCCGCACCGAGGTGTTCTTCTTCCCGGCGGCCTCGCACGTGGAGAAGTCCGGCACGTTCACCCAGACGCAGCGGATGCTGCAGTGGCGGGACAAGGCGGTCGAGCCGAGGGGCGACCAGCGCAGCGAGCTGTGGTTCTTCTACCACCTCGGCCGGATCCTGAAGGAGAAGCTGGCGGCCTCGGCCGACGAGCGGGACCGGCCGCTGCAGGAGTTGTGGTGGGACTACCGGATGGAGGACGGTGACGAGCCTTCCGGGGAGGACGTGCTGCGGCGGATCAACGGGGTCGACCTGACCGCCGACCGCGCGCTGAACGGCTACCTGGAGCTCAAGGCCGACGGCAGCACGGCGTGCGGGTGCTGGATCTACAGCGGCGTGTATGCCGACGAGGTGAACCAGGCGGCGCGCCGCAAGCCGCACGACGAGCAGGGCCCGTACGAGTCGGAGTGGGGCTGGACGTGGCCGCTGAACCGGCGGGTGCTCTACAACCGGGCGTCGGCGGATCCGCAGGGCCGTCCGTGGAGTGAGCGCAAGAAGCTGGTGTGGTGGGACGCGGACAAGGGCGAGTGGACCGGGCACGACGTGCCGGACTTCGAGAAGACGAAGCCGCCGGACTTCCGGCCGGAGCCGGGCGCGTCGGGTCCGGACGCGCTGCACGGGGACGACCCGTTCATCATGCAGGCCGATGGCAAGGCGTGGCTGTTCGCGCCGAACGGGGTGCTGGACGGGCCGCTGCCGACGCACTACGAGCCGCACGAGTCGCCGGTGCGCAACCCGCTGTACGGGCAGCAGGGCAATCCGGCGCGCAAGGTGTACGGGCGGGTGGACAACCCGTCGAATCCGTCGCCGCCGGAGGCGCACGGTGAGGTGTTCCCGTTCGTGTTCACCGCGGCGCGGCTGACCGAGCACCACACCGCGGGCGGGATGAGCCGTCAGCTGCCCTACCTGGCGGAGTTGCAGCCGGCGTTGTTCGTGGAGGTCTCGCCGGAGCTGGCGGCCGAGCGCGGGCTGGCGCACCTGGGCTGGGCGCACGTGGTGACGAGCAGGGCGGCGGTGGACGCGCGGGTGTTCGTGACCGAGCGGATGCGGCCGCTGCGGATCGAGGACCGGGTGGTGCACCAGATCTGGATGCCCTACCACTGGGGTCACACCGGGCTGGTGGACGGCGACGTGGTCAACGACCTGCTGGGCGTGGTGCTGGATCCGAACGTGTTCATCCAGGAGAGCAAGGTGGCCACGTGCGACATCCGGCCGGGGCGGCGTCCGCGCGGCCCGGCGCTGCTGGCCTACCTGGAGGAGTACCGCACGCGGGCGGGGATCACGGTGGAGACCGGAACGCGGATCGCCACGGCGTATCCGGACAGCGCCCACACGGAGGAGCGGTCATGAGCAACAGCTTCTACGGCCCGTTGGAGGACGTGGCGGGCGACGCCGGATACTCGGAGCACCCGCCGCGGATGGGGTTCTTCACCGACACCTCGGTGTGCATCGGCTGCAAGGCCTGCGAGGTGGCGTGCAAGGAGTGGAACGGGGTGCCCGACGACGGGTTCGACCTGCTGGGCATGTCGTTCGACAACACCGGGATGCTGGGCGCGAACTCGTGGCGGCACGTGGCGTTCGTGGAGCAGGAGCGGCCGGGGGCGGTGTCGCCGGAGCCGGTGGACCTGGGGTTGCCCTCGTTCGACCTGCCCGGGGCGGGCAGCGGCGCGGAGGCCCGGACGGACTTCCGGTGGCTGATGAGCTCGGACGTGTGCAAGCACTGCACGCACGCGGGGTGCCTGGACGTGTGCCCGACGGGGGCGTTGTTCCGCACCGAGTTCGGTTCGGTGGTGGTGCAGCCGGACATCTGCAACGGGTGCGGCTACTGCGTGTCCGGCTGCCCGTACGGGGTGATCGACCGGCGCGAGGACGACGGCAGGGCGTGGAAGTGCACGCTGTGCTACGACCGGTTGCGGGACGGGCTGGAGCCGGCGTGTGCGAAGGCGTGCCCGACCGATTCGATCCAGTTCGGGCAGCTGGACGAGCTGCGGGAGCGGGCGGCCCGTCGGGTGGACGCGCTGCACGAGGCCGGGGTGACCGAGGCGCGGCTGTACGGGGAGAGCCCGGACGACGGCGTGGGTGGCGACGGCGCGTTCTTCCTGCTGCTGGACGAGCCCGAGGTGTACGGTCTGCCGCCGGATCCGGTGGTGCCGACGCGGGACGCGGGGTCGATGTGGAAGTTCGCCGGCATGGCCGCGTCCGCGCTGGCGGCCGCCGCGGTGTCGGTGTTCTTCGGACGGGGCAGGGGATGAAGGAGCAGGTCGCGGTGCCCAAGGCCGAGTTCCGGTCCTACTACGGGCGGCCGGTGCTCAAGCCGCCGGTGTGGGAGTGGAAGATCCCGGCCTACCTGTTCACCGGCGGGTTGTCGGCCGGGTCGGCGCTGCTCGGCGCGGGGGCGGACCTGACCGGCCGTCCGGTGCTGCGGCGGGCGAGCCGCGCCGGGGCGCTGGGCGCGCTCGCGGCGAGCATGTACCTGCTGGTGGCCGACCTGGGGCGGCCGGAGCGGTTCCTGCACATGCTGCGGGTCGCGAAGCCGAGTTCGCCGATGAGCGTGGGCACCTGGATCCTGGTCGCCTATGGGCCGGGCGCGGGGGTGGCCGGCGTGGCGGAGCTGGTGCCGCGGCGGTGGCGGGGCACGCTGCCCGGCCGTCTGCTGGGCAGGCTGGCGCGGCCGGCGGGGTTGTCGGCGGCGGCGTTCGCGCCCGGGGTCGCCTCGTACACGGCGGTGCTGTTGTCGCAGACCGCGGTGCCCGCCTGGCAGTCGGCGCACCGGCAGCTGCCGTTCGTGTTCACCGGATCGGCCGCGGCCAGCGGCGCCGGGTGGGGGATGGTGTGGGCGCCGGTCGCCGAGGCGGGGCCGGCGCGGCGGTTGGCGGTGCTGGGCGCGGCGGCGGAGCTGGTGGCGTCGAAGGTGGTCGACCAGCGCCTGGGGCTGGTGTCGCAGGCCTACACGACCGGCAAGGCGCACCGGCTGCGGAAGTGGTCGGAGTACCTGACGCTGGGTGGCGCGGCGGGTGCGCTGGCCGGGCGGCGCAGCCGGGCCGTGCAGGTGGTGTCCGGGCTGGCGTTGCTGGCCGGCAGCGCGTTGCAGCGGTTCGGGGTGTTCGAGGCCGGTGTCGAGTCCACGAAGGACCCGCGGTACGTGGTGGTGCCGCAGCGGGACGCGATCAACCGGGCGAGCGGGCGCTGAGCAGGTTCGCCAGCGAGAAGGACTCGCCGCGGGCGAGCAGCCGCACGTCGGTGGCCGGGTGGCGGCGCGCGGCCTCGGCGAGGAAGTTCGACACCGGCGAGGTGAACTTGCCGTAGTCGTCGAAATGCACCGGCACCACGTGGGTGGGGTTCATCATCTCCAGCATCCGGCCGCCCTGCCGGTCGTCCATCGTGACCAGCACGCCCAGCACGCGGCTGCCGCCCAGGTGCAGCACGGCCAGGTCGATCTCGGGGTAGCGGCGCCGGATCCCGGTCAGTTCGTCGTGGACGATCGTGTCGCCGCTGACGTAGATCCGCAGCGTCGCCGCGCCCGGGTGCGGGCTGTACTCCCAGATGCTGCCCATGACCGGCGGCAGGATCCGGTTCAGCGGTCCGCGGGAGTGGCGGGCGGGCACGGCGGTGACGGTGAGCTGGGCGTCGCCGTCGCGGAAGGTGTCGCCGCGCCAGGTGGGCAGGGCGACGGTGGCCTGGAAACCGCGGTTGGCCAGCCGCCGGGCGGCGTGCTCGGTGGTCAGGATCGGCACGTCGGCGGGCAGGTCCCGGCGGGCGACCCGGTCGAAGTGGTCGCCGTGCAGGTGGGACAGCACGACCCCGTCCAGCGGGGGCAGGTCGGCGACCTGCGCGGCCGGTTCGGTGCGCCGCCGGGACACCAGGCCCTGCCCGAAGTAGGACCACTGGCCGCGGTGGAGGAAGTTCGGATCGGTGAGCACTGTGAACGGCCCCAGCCGGACCAGGGTGGTGGCGGTGCCGATGAAGGTGAGCGAGTCGGCGGGGAACATCAACGGCCCTTCCGGTCGGTGTCCGGTACGGCTACCCACGGTGGGGCGGATGATTCGCCCGCGGCTGGGTAGCCGCCCGGTATGGCACCTCCCGTCGTGCGACCCGTCTTCGGCGCGCTGGCCCGGCTGCGGCACGCGCGCGTGTTCCACCCGCGTGGCGTCCTGCTGCGCGGGACGCTGGAGACCCTGGCCCCCGGGGAGCTGCCGCTGCCGCCCAGCGGGCCGGTGGTGGCGCGACTGTCCAAAGGGGCCGGTCTGCCGCGCGGGATGCCCGACATCCTCGGGCTGGCGCTGCGCATCCCGACCGACGACGGGCCGTGGGACCTGACCCTGGCCAGCGCGAGCGCGCGGGTGCTGCTGAGGCCGGCGAGGGGGTGGCGGCGTGCGGTGTTCAGCAGCCTGGTGCCCTACCGGGTGGCCGCCGGGCTGCGGTGGATCCTCGCCGAGGTGGACGGCCCGGACGGCGCCGCGCTCGACGACCTCGGCGCGGTGACGGTGACCTGCTCGACGGCGAAGCTCACCGGCCCGGCGACCCCGGTCGCGCGGATCGAGCTGGACCCGCCCCTCGGCGACGGCGAGCGCCCGAGCTTCGACCCGATGCTGCACAGCCCGCCCGGCGCGCGGCTCTACCCGGACTGGCTGTCCCGCCTGCGGGAGCCCGCCTACCAGGGCAGCCGCGCGGGTCGCCGCTAATTCTCCGCGCAGGCCCTGCCGCTCAACGGACTCCGCTGTTGCGCTGCGACCGCGTTGCACCGGGCAGTGCGCTCGGTGTTGCAGCGCGCCAGGATCAGCCGGTTTCCCACATGCGGAACGCGGCTTCGGCGACCCGCAGCGGCATCCCGAGCGCGTGGCTGTAGGTGCGCGTCCACGCCAGGCGCCGTTCCATCTCCTCGCCCTGCACCGTGCACCGCGAGCCCATCGCGGCCCGGTAGGCCTCGCCGGCGGCGTCCGCGGCGGCCTCGGCCTGGCGGTGCGCCTGCGCGGCCAGCCGCCGTCGCCGGGTCTCGGCGCTGGTCAGGATCTCCTCGGCCAGCAGTTGCGCCCGCGTCAGCAACGCGACCGCCTGCTCGTCCACGGTCGGCACGCCGTCGCGGGAATCGCGGGCCCGCAGTCGCGCGACCTCCGCGCGCAGGCGCGCCGCCTCGCGGTCGCGGGTGGCCAGCTCGTCGGCCAGCCGCCGCTGGAAGTCGTGCACGTCGCCGCGGTCGAAACCCCGCCGGTGCCAGGGCGCGCGCCGGAACGGGCGGGCCCGCACGCGCTCCGCGGTCAGCCCGTTGTGCGGCCCGGTTCCGGTGTCCGGCGGCGGGAGCAGCACGCTCTGCCGTCCCCGGCCGCGCACCTCGGCGTTGGTCATCACCTCGGCGACCACCGCGTACGCGCTGGTCCAGTCCGCGGCCAGCTCCGGGGTCCACCGCTCGCCGAGGAAGTGCTCGAGGGTGGCCAGCAGCGCCTGCCCGACCACCGGGTAGTGCTCCGGGCGCACTCCGGCCTCGCGGTGGGTGCGGCCCAGCCGGCGCAGGTAGGGGACCGCGGCGTCGAGGTCGTCGACGTGGGTGACGATCTGCCCGAGCCCGGAGACGAACCGGTTCCGCTGCGGCGCCAGCGACACCGGGAACAGATCCCGCAGCGACGGGCGGAGCAGGAACAGCGTCGCGTAGAACCACAGCGGGACCTCGTCACCGCGCTCGGCGACGGTGGCCCAGCTCGCCCGTAGTCGGGGGATGTCCACGGCGGCTAGCGCGCTTCCCCGGCGATGACCGGGCGGCCCCGGTCGGTGCGGCCCATTTCGCGCTCGTCCTTCCCTTGACGAATGGCAGGAGCCTAGGACCGGCCATTCGCCAAGGGAAGGGTTTCCCGCAGCGGAAAAAAGGTTTCACGAATCGTGGCGGAACCGGTCAGCCCCGGCGGTAGCGCAGCCCGTACCCGTAGGGGAACAGCGGGTCCTGCCCGTCGCCGACGTTGATCGGCTGCTGCGCGGCGCTGCGCATCCACGTCACCGGCAGCTTCCCGGTCGGGTTGTAGTCGCCGAACAGCACGTCGGCCACGCCGCCGCCTTCGGTGCCCGGCAGCCACGACGCCAGCAGCGCGTCCCAGCCGGGCAGTTCCGCCGCGATGTCCAGTGGACGGCCGGACACCAGCACGACCACCACCGGCACCCCGGACTCCTTGAGCCGCTGCAGGGTCGCCAGGTCCTCGGCGTCCAGGCCCATACCCGCCGGCCGGTCGCCCATGAACTCCGCGTACGGCGTCTCGCCGACCACCGCGACCGCGACGTCGTAGCTGCCGTCGATGCCCGCGCCGTTCCGGTCGTAGGTGACCGCGCTGGAGCGCGCCGTGTCGCGGATCCCTTGCAGGATCGTGGTTCCCGGCGTGATCGGCCCGCTCGAGCCCTGCCAGGTGATCGTCCAGCCGCCGCTCTGGTTGCCGATGTCGTCGGCGTTCTTGCCCGCCACGAAGATCTTCTGCCCGTTCTTGCCGAGCGGCAGCACCCCGCCGTCGTTCTTGAGCAGCACCTGCGACTCGCGCACCGCCTGCCGCGCCAGCGCCCGGTGTTCGGCGCTGCCCACGGTCGAGGTGTAGCGGCGGTCGGTGAAGGGCCGCTCGAACAGCCCGAGCTGGAACTTCTTGGTCAGGATGCGGCGGTTGGCGTCGTCGATGCGGCTCATCGGCACCCGGCCCGCCTGCACCTCGGCCCGCAACGTGTCGATGAACTTCACGTAGTCGTAGGGCACCATCACCATGTCCACGCCCGCGTTGATCGAGGTCCGGACCTCTTCGGCGGTGAAGCCCTCCTGGCCGTCGATCTTGTCGATGCCCTGCCAGTCGGACACCACGAACCCGGAGAAACCGAGCTCGCCCTTGAGCACATCGGTGATCAGGTAGCGGTTGGCGTGCATCTTCACGCCGTTCCAGCTGCTGTAGGAGATCATCACCGACCCGACACCGCGCTGGACGGCGGCGCGGAACGGCGGCAGGTGGATGGCGCGCAACTGCTGCTCGGTGAGCTCGGTGTTGCCCTGGTCCACACCACCGGTGGTGCCGCCGTCGCCGACGTAGTGCTTGGCCGTGGCCAGTATCGATCCCTTGTCGGACAACGACCTGCCCTGCAGGCCGTCGATGATCGTGGTCATCGACGAGGCCAGTTCCGGGGTCTCGCCGAAGGACTCGTAGGTGCGGCCCCAGCGGTCGTTGCGGGCCACGCACAGGCACGGCGCGAAGTCCCAGTCCACGCCGGTGCCCGACACCTCGTCGGCCACGGCGTCGCCGATGCGGCCCACCAGCTTCGGGTCGCGGGTCGCGCCGAGGCCGATGTTGTGCGGGAAGATCGTGGCGCCGTGGACGTTGTTGTGGCCGTGCACGGCGTCCACGCCGTAGATGATCGGGATGCGCAGGGGAGAGGTCAGCGCGGCGCGCTGGAACCCGTCGTACATGTCGGCCCAGGACTGGGCCGTGTTCGGCGTGGGCACCGAGCCGCCGCCGGACAGCAGCGACCCGAGCCGGTGGGTCGCGATGTCGGCGGGGTCGGTGATGGCGCCGCGCTCGGCCTGGGTCATCTGGCCGAGCTTGTCGTCCAGGCTCATGCGGGACAGCAGGTCGGCCACCCGCACCGGGACCGGCTTGCCCGCGTCGAGGTAGGCGGGGCGGTGCTGGACGGGCGCCGCCGACACCGTGGTCGCACCGGACACGAGCGCGACGGTGGCGGCGAGCGCGGCGAAGAGGGTTTTCCGGCGAACAGATCGGGGTCTCATCCGTGGTCCTCCTTGACACATCGGATTTGTTGCCGTGGGCAACTTAAGCGCCCGGCTGTAACCTAGCCCACACGTCCGGGAGAGGTCCAGACCTCTGTTCGGCCTACGACTTCCGTCGGTAGGTTGGGTCACATGGCAAGGCCGAACAGCACCGTCGTCGTGCTCGCCGGGGCCGGCGCGGACAAGGTCATGGCCGGTCTCGACGGGCTGGCCAACGTGCACGTGGCGCGGTCGGCGGACGCGGCCGCCCTGGTGTCGCACGCCGCGTACGTGGTGCACGACCGGGACCCGCTCGCCGGGGTCGCGCAGGCGTGGGCCGGGTTCTTCGACCGGCAGGCACCCTCCGGCGCGCTGGAGGTCGCGATCGAAAGCGCGGTCGCCGACCTCCGCCGCGGCGTCACCCTGCTGCCCGACTACTACGTCGTGCTCGACCCGGAATCCCTGCCGCCCACCGGCAAGCACCGGTGGCTGGGCGTGCTCGCGGGCGCCGCGCCCAGCCGGGTCGTCCCGGCCGCGCCGACGGCGTCCGCCGTGCGGGAAGCGCTCTCCCGGCTGCCGTCGGGCCGGTGGTGGCCCGACGACGTGGAGACCTGGCTACGCGACCTGGTCCGCGTGGTGCCGGACCAGGTCGGCCTGCCCCGGCCCGCTCAGGACTGAAGGCCCCAATCGCGGATCACGGCCTCGGTGTCCGCGCCCGGCGTGGCCGGCGCCGACGGCTCGGCGCTGGGCGTCCGGGAGAACCGCGGCGCGGGCGCGGCCTGGGTCGCGCCGTTGATGTCCCGCACCGAGCCGCGCGCGGTCAGGTGCTCGTTCTCCGCCGCCTCGGCGAACGACAGCACCGGCGTGACGCACGCGTCCGTCCCGGCGAACACCGCCGTCCACTCGTCGCGGGTGCGGGAGGCGATGACCTCGGTGAACCGCTCCCGCAGCTTCGGCCAGCCGGAGCGGTCGCCCTGCGCGGGCAGGTCCTCACCATCCAGGCCGAGCCCCTTGAGCAGCTCGGCGTAGAACTGCGGCTCCAGCGCGCCCACCGCGATGTACCCGCCGTCGGCGCACCGGTAGGTGTCGTAGAACGGGCAGCCGGTGTCCAGCAGGTTCGTGCCCGGCTCGTCGGCCCACGCGCCCTGCGCCCGCAGTGCCCACACCATCTGCAGCAGCACGCTCGCGCCGTCGACCATGGCCGCGTCCACCACCTGGCCCCGCCCGGAGCTCGCCCGCTCCACCAGCGCCGCCAGCACCCCGGTGACCAGGAACATCGAGCCGCCGCCGAAGTCACCGACCAGGTTCAGCGCCGGGATCGGCTTGCCGCCGGTGTCGCGGACCGCGTGCAGCGCGCCGGTCAGGGAGATGTAGTTGATGTCGTGCCCGGCCCGCTCGGCCATCGGGCCGTCCTGGCCCCAGCCGGTCATCCGGCCGTAGACCAGGCGCGGGTTGCGGGCGAAGCAGTCCTCCGGGCCGACGCCGAGCCGCTCGGCCACGCCCGGCCGGAAACCCTCCAGCAGTACGTCCGCCTTCTCGACCAGCTGCTCCACGAGCCGCTTGCCTTCGGGGGTCTTCAGGTCGGCCGCGATCGAGCGGCGGCCGCGCAGCAGGTGGTCCCGCGCCTCCGGCGGCAGCACCTGCAGGCCACCCGAGGGCCGCTCGACGCGCACCACGTCCGCCCCGAGGTCGGCGAGGATCATCGCGGCGTGCGGCCCCGGGCCGATGCCCGCCAGTTCCAGCACCTTGATCCCCGCCAGCGGCCCCATCGGCACTGCTCCCCACTCGTCGTCGTGCACGTGCCCCGGATTGTGCCAGGCGCGGACGCGCAGCGGATGTGGCGCATTCCACCGCGCCACACGGACCACTCACGAAACCAGGCGCATCATGGAGTGAGGGCGCTCGCGCCGGGGCGCCGCCGTGGTGAGGGAGCTGCCGATGCCCTACCAAGACCTGGGAGCGTTCATCTGGCCCATCATGGTGCTGATCTGGGTGCTGGCCGCCTCCTACTCGCGCGCCGCGATGCACCACCGCTGGCAGACCCGCGCCCACCCAGCGCCCACCCGCCCACCAGGGCGGCCCATCGACGCCCCCGACGCGGCCGCCTCGCTGCGCGTGCTGTGGGATGCCGCGCGCGAGCGCTACGCCCGGATCGCGGGGGAGTACGGCGACTACGAGTCCGACCCCAAGCAGGTGCTGCGCCGGCCCGCGCTGGCCGACCCGGCCGTGCCCTCGACCAGCCGGTTCATCGATGCCTTCCACGAGGCCATGGCCCTGCACACCGAGACCTATCCGCCCACCGACGTGGCCCGCAAGTACGTCGAGGCCACCGAGACCGCCGAAAAGGCCTGGACAGCGGCCTGCGAGGCCGCCGAGAAGCTGCGCGCGTCCCGGTTCACCACCGACGAGCGGGCGCTGATCAACCAGGGCATCAAACTGCTCGAACTCGCCGAGGGCGCCGCCACCCCCGCCGAGCAGGAAGCCGCCTTCGCCGCCGCGCGGCAGGTGCTCGCCAAACTCGAACGCAGCGCAGGCACCCGCCTCGACTGGCGCGTGCCACGCCCCGCGCGCCAGACCATCGACCGCCTCGGCAGACCGCCCCTGCCCCCGGCGTGAAGGCCCACGCGGGAGCCGCACCGCCGACCTGACGAAGGGCGCCCGCCCGGGGGGCGGGCTGCCGTCCACACCCCCGCAATGTGGGAGGGCGGCCGCGCGCGGCGCAGCTACCAAGGTTCGCCCACCAGGCGCGCCACCCCCCGGGTATGACGAAGGGCCCGGCGCACGCCGGGCCCTCCACCAACCAGTACCCGCTACCGGCGAGCCTTCGCGGTCTCCCTGTTGTTGGCCTTCTGGATCGCCTTGACCAGCTCGTTCTTGTTCATCGACGAGCGGCCCTTGATGTCCAGCTGCTTGGCCACGTCGTACAGGTGCTGCTTGCTGGCCGAGGCGTCCACGCCACCGGCGGTCTTCGTCGGCTTGCGCCCCGCGCCCCGCGCGGCCTGCTTGTCCGACGGGCCCTTGCTGCCCTTCTCCTCCCAGTGGTCGCCGACCTTCTCGAACGAGTGCTTCAGCGACGCGTACGCCGTCTGGTGCGCGCGCCGCCCCTCGCCGTAGGTCTCCACCGCCGAGTCGTGGGTCTTCACCCACGTGTCCTGCGCCTTCTTCGACGACCGCTTCAGCGTGCTGGGCAGGGCTTCACGTCCAGGCATCGGAGCACCTCCTGTCGCCTCTCGTGCCTTCCCGACGATTTCCCGGTACGGCCGTACGTCAAACTTCGCCGTCCTCGACCCGCATCGCCTGCTGCTCGGCGCCCCCGGCGGGCCGCTGGCGGCCCTGGTCCTCGCCGATCTCGGTGCCCTCGGCGTCGACCAGCTCGTTGGACCGGTCCGGCGCCGACACCTGCTCGCCCGCGGCCTCCGAGTCCGGCTCGGCCGCCCGGTCCGGGTCGCGCACCCGCCAGCTCACCGGGTCCTCCAGCGGCTTCGGCTCGGCGTCCAGCTCCAGGTTCTCCTGCTGCTCCGACGCTGGCTCCTGCGGCATGTTCCCTCCTCAGCCCGGCATCGTCTCGCCGCCGAGCGCGGCGAGCACCTCACCGGTGTAGTACGACGACAACTGGTTGGACGCGAAGAACACGAACGACGGCGCCAGCTCGTCCGGCTGCGCCGCCCGCCCCATCGGCACCTGCTGCCCGAACTTCTCCACGTGCTCCGGTGACATGGTCGCCGGGATCAGCGGTGTCCACACCGGACCCGGCGCGACCGCGTTGATCCGCACACCCCGGCCGGCCAGCGCCTGCGCCATCGCGTAGGTCCACGCGATCACCGCGCCCTTGGTGGCCGAGTAGTCGATCAGGGACTTGTTGCCGCGCAACCCGTTCACCGACGCGGTGTTCACGATGGACGACCCCTCGCCCAGGTGCGGCAGCGCCGCGTGCGTCACCCGGAAGTAGCTGTGGATGTTCACGTCGAACGTGCGCGTCCACTGCTCGTCGGTCAGGTCCTCGGGCGAGTCCAGCTCCTGCTGCGTGGCCACGTTGTTCACCA
The window above is part of the Amycolatopsis thermoflava N1165 genome. Proteins encoded here:
- a CDS encoding SDR family oxidoreductase, whose translation is MGQPRQQQEPPGVTGEMEPRPRDRMADYTGRGLLLDKRALVTGGDSGIGRAVAIAFAKEGADVAIAYLDEHADAEETAELVRKEGRRCLLLPGDLGSREQCRKVVDETVREFGGLEVLVNNVATQQELDSPEDLTDEQWTRTFDVNIHSYFRVTHAALPHLGEGSSIVNTASVNGLRGNKSLIDYSATKGAVIAWTYAMAQALAGRGVRINAVAPGPVWTPLIPATMSPEHVEKFGQQVPMGRAAQPDELAPSFVFFASNQLSSYYTGEVLAALGGETMPG
- a CDS encoding globin domain-containing protein, whose translation is MDIPRLRASWATVAERGDEVPLWFYATLFLLRPSLRDLFPVSLAPQRNRFVSGLGQIVTHVDDLDAAVPYLRRLGRTHREAGVRPEHYPVVGQALLATLEHFLGERWTPELAADWTSAYAVVAEVMTNAEVRGRGRQSVLLPPPDTGTGPHNGLTAERVRARPFRRAPWHRRGFDRGDVHDFQRRLADELATRDREAARLRAEVARLRARDSRDGVPTVDEQAVALLTRAQLLAEEILTSAETRRRRLAAQAHRQAEAAADAAGEAYRAAMGSRCTVQGEEMERRLAWTRTYSHALGMPLRVAEAAFRMWETG
- a CDS encoding CaiB/BaiF CoA transferase family protein — encoded protein: MGPLAGIKVLELAGIGPGPHAAMILADLGADVVRVERPSGGLQVLPPEARDHLLRGRRSIAADLKTPEGKRLVEQLVEKADVLLEGFRPGVAERLGVGPEDCFARNPRLVYGRMTGWGQDGPMAERAGHDINYISLTGALHAVRDTGGKPIPALNLVGDFGGGSMFLVTGVLAALVERASSGRGQVVDAAMVDGASVLLQMVWALRAQGAWADEPGTNLLDTGCPFYDTYRCADGGYIAVGALEPQFYAELLKGLGLDGEDLPAQGDRSGWPKLRERFTEVIASRTRDEWTAVFAGTDACVTPVLSFAEAAENEHLTARGSVRDINGATQAAPAPRFSRTPSAEPSAPATPGADTEAVIRDWGLQS
- a CDS encoding glycoside hydrolase family 3 protein codes for the protein MRPRSVRRKTLFAALAATVALVSGATTVSAAPVQHRPAYLDAGKPVPVRVADLLSRMSLDDKLGQMTQAERGAITDPADIATHRLGSLLSGGGSVPTPNTAQSWADMYDGFQRAALTSPLRIPIIYGVDAVHGHNNVHGATIFPHNIGLGATRDPKLVGRIGDAVADEVSGTGVDWDFAPCLCVARNDRWGRTYESFGETPELASSMTTIIDGLQGRSLSDKGSILATAKHYVGDGGTTGGVDQGNTELTEQQLRAIHLPPFRAAVQRGVGSVMISYSSWNGVKMHANRYLITDVLKGELGFSGFVVSDWQGIDKIDGQEGFTAEEVRTSINAGVDMVMVPYDYVKFIDTLRAEVQAGRVPMSRIDDANRRILTKKFQLGLFERPFTDRRYTSTVGSAEHRALARQAVRESQVLLKNDGGVLPLGKNGQKIFVAGKNADDIGNQSGGWTITWQGSSGPITPGTTILQGIRDTARSSAVTYDRNGAGIDGSYDVAVAVVGETPYAEFMGDRPAGMGLDAEDLATLQRLKESGVPVVVVLVSGRPLDIAAELPGWDALLASWLPGTEGGGVADVLFGDYNPTGKLPVTWMRSAAQQPINVGDGQDPLFPYGYGLRYRRG
- a CDS encoding ChaB family protein, encoding MPGREALPSTLKRSSKKAQDTWVKTHDSAVETYGEGRRAHQTAYASLKHSFEKVGDHWEEKGSKGPSDKQAARGAGRKPTKTAGGVDASASKQHLYDVAKQLDIKGRSSMNKNELVKAIQKANNRETAKARR